In a genomic window of Methylobacter sp. YRD-M1:
- a CDS encoding OBAP family protein, with protein sequence MTSIFHSVSLMMLITVGLLAACNPKTEAPQHPSGKEKTAKTEMLESGAAILQTDSPLQPMNIYLDGFHADKDNPAHQMEAHHFCRQVNEDFAQCVLFDGNTRQANLIGIEYIISETLFESLPEQEKQYWHPHNYEILSGQLIAPGIPGIAEKELMKGKMNSYGKTWHVWNSAPFGKTGDKIPLGEAKLEWSFNQDGEALPGLVEKRDQHMGVSANEKRNERAKLKALAKPQGGVDALKGKFPGPTRPLPGVEDKKAASPK encoded by the coding sequence ATGACATCCATCTTTCATTCTGTTTCTCTCATGATGCTTATCACGGTGGGCCTACTGGCAGCCTGCAACCCGAAAACCGAGGCGCCTCAGCATCCGTCCGGCAAGGAAAAGACGGCGAAAACCGAGATGCTTGAATCGGGTGCGGCCATTTTACAGACCGACTCGCCTTTGCAGCCCATGAATATCTATCTGGACGGTTTTCACGCCGATAAAGACAATCCGGCTCATCAAATGGAGGCCCACCATTTCTGCCGTCAGGTTAATGAAGATTTCGCGCAATGTGTCCTGTTCGACGGCAATACCCGGCAGGCGAACCTGATCGGCATCGAATATATTATTTCGGAAACGCTGTTCGAATCCTTGCCCGAGCAGGAGAAACAGTACTGGCATCCGCATAATTACGAGATTCTGTCCGGCCAGCTCATTGCGCCCGGCATTCCCGGAATAGCGGAAAAGGAACTGATGAAAGGCAAAATGAACAGTTACGGCAAGACCTGGCATGTATGGAACTCTGCCCCGTTTGGAAAAACCGGCGACAAAATACCGTTGGGAGAGGCCAAACTCGAGTGGTCGTTCAACCAGGACGGCGAAGCCCTGCCCGGCCTGGTCGAGAAGCGCGATCAACATATGGGCGTCAGCGCCAACGAGAAACGTAATGAACGTGCTAAATTAAAGGCCCTGGCCAAACCGCAGGGCGGCGTCGATGCATTGAAAGGC
- a CDS encoding FAD-binding oxidoreductase, with amino-acid sequence METTSTSTKTISAASDTTVSSTQEDLFQPGKEVTDWGRMKHAKVDRIAQPKSEDDLRAIVAYARQNNLKISMRGAGHNTVGQSFIENGIMVDMMALDRIIELDENRKTLRVQCGATWEQVTRALEPKRLGVSTKQEFDIFSIGGSLAANVHGKSIDYPAMISHVLSFRMLTGDGEILNVSRAEHPDLFRAAIGGWGLLGIIIDVTLQLVDDRVVEKSEVVYMKAEPLIAAYTERAKRDPEATPLCYGFLDTGFNNGFYVTYRYLNDGKNYSLDELKRDEPNPVFFNTFVWLQRHCSFIRRKAFSLTWATSANPEVTLRSRRLLLWDRAPKSFNDMLLQKYYIPVKNFADFLPKAKAILDRYQKDIKLLLLHFRYQPFNNEATLASLQDEAMCFLPVYLAEKDNPKWVAIYEQVTNELVNEVLAHEGSFYLTFIPATLEQVRRAYPHWDRFVEVKKKYDTEDRFTSLFYESIRS; translated from the coding sequence ATGGAAACAACTTCCACTTCAACCAAAACCATTTCCGCTGCAAGCGACACGACCGTCTCTTCAACCCAAGAGGATCTGTTCCAGCCCGGCAAAGAGGTGACCGACTGGGGGCGAATGAAGCATGCCAAGGTCGATCGTATAGCTCAGCCCAAGTCCGAGGACGACCTGCGCGCTATCGTTGCGTATGCCCGGCAGAATAACCTGAAAATATCGATGCGCGGTGCCGGCCATAACACGGTCGGCCAGTCGTTTATCGAAAACGGCATCATGGTGGATATGATGGCGCTGGACCGGATCATCGAGCTGGATGAAAACAGGAAAACCTTGCGGGTCCAGTGCGGCGCCACTTGGGAACAAGTGACCCGGGCATTGGAGCCGAAGCGGCTCGGCGTTTCCACCAAGCAGGAGTTCGACATCTTTTCCATCGGCGGGTCTCTGGCCGCCAATGTCCATGGCAAATCCATCGATTACCCGGCCATGATCAGCCATGTCCTGTCTTTCCGCATGCTCACCGGCGACGGAGAGATTCTCAATGTCAGCCGTGCCGAGCATCCCGATCTGTTCCGTGCGGCAATAGGCGGCTGGGGGCTGTTGGGCATCATCATCGATGTCACGCTGCAGTTGGTGGATGACCGCGTGGTGGAAAAATCCGAAGTGGTGTACATGAAGGCCGAGCCGCTTATTGCCGCTTATACCGAGCGCGCCAAACGCGATCCCGAAGCGACGCCTCTTTGTTACGGTTTTCTGGATACCGGCTTCAACAACGGATTTTATGTCACCTATCGTTACCTGAACGACGGAAAAAACTATTCGCTTGACGAGCTCAAGCGTGACGAGCCCAATCCCGTTTTTTTCAATACCTTCGTGTGGCTGCAAAGGCATTGCAGCTTCATCAGGCGCAAGGCCTTCAGCTTGACCTGGGCGACCAGCGCCAATCCGGAGGTGACATTGCGCAGCCGGCGATTATTGCTCTGGGATCGTGCCCCCAAGTCATTCAACGACATGCTGCTGCAGAAATATTATATTCCCGTCAAAAACTTCGCCGACTTCTTGCCAAAAGCCAAAGCCATCCTGGACCGGTATCAAAAGGACATCAAGCTCTTGCTGCTCCATTTCCGCTACCAACCGTTCAATAACGAAGCCACGCTGGCTTCCCTGCAGGATGAGGCCATGTGTTTCCTGCCCGTCTATCTGGCGGAAAAGGACAATCCAAAATGGGTCGCCATCTACGAACAGGTCACTAATGAGCTGGTAAACGAGGTTCTGGCGCATGAGGGCAGTTTTTATCTCACCTTCATTCCGGCGACCCTGGAACAAGTCCGACGGGCCTATCCGCACTGGGACCGGTTTGTCGAGGTGAAGAAAAAATACGATACGGAAGATCGCTTTACCAGTCTGTTCTATGAGAGCATTCGTTCTTAA